In one Magallana gigas chromosome 7, xbMagGiga1.1, whole genome shotgun sequence genomic region, the following are encoded:
- the LOC136269676 gene encoding uncharacterized protein: MESFPVEMCEGLQHMSESVFVVLCEILGTPQEVAIRRETRDIMEMVERRVTPYDGTIEMMSGSMREGFRLEGSDVDWMYWPNNHRVIMDMSQSEYYNTANTTLILSDSSESPPGFTLLQLLTTSRYREVQSACVRMNDRVYISSSIYRQLTCSKAYPNSTVHGPCGSGNIAGRLEYDTAHCFACDFLPPSASSWKDRCHAWPDPEVVNDIVRNGCHFVAIGHPFGPHENEEWRISFSQAEYKCVSAMNHSQFLTYGLLKLFLKEVINQQSEETIKLLCSYHMKTTVFWAIQQNTLPHWCPQNLLAGFWVCFKLLLKCVYEGICPNFFIPQNNLFLTKVHGSAQNRLFLQLHELYKKGLACLLQSSSIRSYIIDVLNNPRAFVCTDESLIMSEVDYDIELLNTIGSFTDEGSGKLL, from the exons ATGGAGTCTTTCCCAGTAGAAAT GTGTGAGGGACTCCAGCACATGTCAGAGTCAGTGTTCGTGGTTCTGTGTGAGATACTGGGGACCCCACAAGAGGTGGCCATTAGGAGGGAGACACGGGACATCATGGAGATGGTGGAGAGACGAGTGACACCTTATGATGGGACCATTGAGATGATGAGTGGAAGTATGAGGGAAGGATTCAGACTAGAGGGATCAGATGTGGACTGGATGTACTGGCCAAACAACCACCGAGTGATCATGGACATGTCTCAGTCTGAGTATTACAACACAGCCAATACAACCTTGATTCTCTCTGACAGTTCTGagagtccaccaggattcacTCTACTTCAGTTACTGACAACATCAAGATACAGAGAAGTCCAATCAGCTTGTGTCAGAATGAATGACAGAGTCTATATATCTAGTTCTATATACAGACAGTTAACTTGTTCAAAAGCATATCCTAATTCTACTGTACATGGACCCTGTGGTAGTGGTAATATAGCAGGGAGACTAGAATATGACACTGCTCACTGTTTTGCTTGTGACTTTTTGCCTCCATCTGCCTCCTCATGGAAAGACAGATGTCATGCATGGCCTGATCCTGAAGTTGTCAATGACATTGTCAGAAATGGATGTcactttgtagcaataggacacCCATTTGGACCCCATGAAAATGAAGAatggagaatttctttttcacaaGCAGAGTATAAATGTGTATCAGCAATGAACCACAGTCAGTTTTTGACTTATGGATTGTTAAAGCTGTTCTTAAAAGAAGTTATAAATCAACAATCAGAAGAAACCATTAAACTGCTGTGTTCCTATCACATGAAGACAACAGTTTTCTGGGcaattcaacaaaacacactacCTCACTGGTGTCCACAAAATCTCTTGGCCGGTTTCTGGGTCTGTTTTAAACTCCTCCTTAAATGCGTATATGAGGGGATCTGTCCAAACTTTTTCATCCCACAAAACAACCTGTTTCTGACAAAGGTCCATGGCTCAGCACAAAACAGATTGTTCCTACAGTTACATGAATTGTACAAGAAAGGTCTGGCCTGTCTGTTACAGAGTTCCTCTATCAGGTCATACATCATTGATGTCCTAAACAACCCTAGAGCTTTTGTTTGTACAGATGAGAGTTTAATTATGTCTGAAGTTGACTATGATATAGAACTTCTCAACACAATTGGTAGTTTTACTGATGAAGGATCAGGTAAACTGCTATAA